In Marixanthomonas ophiurae, one genomic interval encodes:
- the ccsA gene encoding cytochrome c biogenesis protein CcsA, with the protein MIKRIASVLFSTRLTAVLFIVFAVAMGIGTFLDASMETSPTPYSRELIYNAWWFEAIMGIFVINFLGNMARYRLNTKKMWATLVLHLSFILIIIGAFITRYIGYEGVLHIREGETENVLLSEHTYLNTFIDGDYEIDGVVQRRKLTPEKLRLSERLDNDFTIETDYNNQPVTIEYKNFIKNAKEGLIETEDGSQFLKIVEAGDGNRHDHWLEVGEVENIHNVLFAVNKPTEGAINITYNEDGSYDISSPFEGTYMRMADQKQGAVAKDSVQPLMLRSLYQMAGMSFVIPDPMTTGRQGVVNAGNEEQTNKDALILDVTSNGETKTVELLGGKGNAPNPKLVEVGGLKVYLTYGAKTYELPFSITLNDFIADKYPGTEKSYKSFESKVTVNKEDGTTMDYRIYMNHVLDHKGYRFFQSGFDPDEGGTILSVNHDFWGTWVTYIGYFLLYLGLMAILFDKNTRFGALERTLNKIKKKKANMTMLAMLLVSVSGLAQQSPNATTHLHQESSVEQLDSVIKTNAVSKEHAAKFARLVIQDNGRMKPVQTFASQLLRKISKDDGYHGLDANQVFLSMTEFPRLWLETPLLKLDWRNDSIKRVIGVSEETSEVSLIDLFDENGNSKIAPYIEEATSKTNPNQFEKDFIKIYEKTFLLNRALSGTILKIFPLPNDENNKWVSYPELQEANFTGTDSVITKSILPVYFKTLKQARKTGDYSQAEQVLDGINKFQHKYGSEVMPTDTKITAEIAYNKVDIFNRLYKYFLLMGAFMFVFIIVQIFREGKTINSLIKICKYIIWAFFIFMTLGLIGRWYISGHAPWSDAYESIIYIAWATVFFGLAFGRKSDLTIASTAFVASIILWVAHQNWLDPAISTLVPVLDSYWLMIHVAVIVASYGPFTLGMILGATALLLMILTNKKNKKKMDINIKEITVITEMALTVGLVLLTIGNFLGGQWANESWGRYWGWDPKETWALISIMVYAFVIHARLVPGLRGRWLFNVLAIFSYATIMMTYFGVNFYLTGLHSYASGDVPVTPTFIYYVIAFFVILSVVSYFSYKKHYKIKKG; encoded by the coding sequence ATGATTAAAAGAATAGCTTCAGTCCTTTTTTCTACCAGACTCACCGCCGTATTATTTATTGTTTTTGCTGTTGCCATGGGAATTGGCACTTTTTTAGATGCATCTATGGAAACGTCACCAACACCGTATAGTAGGGAGTTAATCTACAACGCCTGGTGGTTTGAGGCTATTATGGGGATTTTTGTAATTAACTTTCTTGGTAATATGGCTCGTTATAGGCTAAACACCAAAAAAATGTGGGCAACTCTAGTTTTACACCTCTCTTTTATATTGATCATTATTGGTGCGTTTATAACACGATATATTGGGTATGAAGGTGTGCTTCATATTCGGGAGGGAGAAACCGAAAACGTATTACTTTCAGAACACACCTATCTAAACACATTTATTGACGGTGATTATGAAATTGATGGGGTTGTACAACGTAGAAAATTAACGCCTGAAAAACTTCGATTATCAGAACGCTTAGATAATGATTTTACTATTGAAACCGACTACAACAATCAGCCGGTAACAATTGAATACAAAAACTTCATTAAAAATGCCAAAGAAGGACTAATAGAAACTGAAGATGGTAGTCAATTTTTAAAAATAGTTGAAGCTGGAGACGGTAATCGCCATGACCATTGGTTAGAAGTAGGCGAGGTGGAGAATATTCACAATGTCCTTTTTGCTGTTAATAAACCTACTGAAGGTGCTATTAATATCACCTATAACGAAGATGGAAGTTATGATATTTCATCTCCTTTTGAAGGTACCTATATGCGTATGGCAGACCAAAAACAAGGTGCTGTTGCAAAAGATAGTGTACAACCACTTATGCTACGCTCGTTATACCAAATGGCAGGAATGTCATTTGTAATTCCAGACCCTATGACGACAGGCCGTCAAGGAGTGGTTAATGCTGGAAATGAAGAACAAACAAATAAAGACGCATTAATTCTTGATGTTACCTCAAATGGAGAAACCAAAACAGTTGAGTTATTAGGAGGAAAAGGAAATGCACCAAACCCTAAACTAGTTGAAGTAGGAGGCTTAAAAGTATACCTTACATATGGTGCGAAAACATATGAACTTCCATTTAGTATTACTTTAAACGACTTTATTGCTGATAAGTATCCTGGTACCGAAAAAAGCTATAAATCTTTTGAAAGTAAAGTAACGGTAAACAAAGAGGATGGTACTACCATGGATTATAGAATTTATATGAATCACGTGCTTGATCATAAAGGATATCGTTTTTTCCAATCTGGTTTCGACCCCGACGAAGGTGGAACCATTTTATCGGTAAATCATGATTTCTGGGGAACTTGGGTTACTTATATCGGTTACTTTTTATTATACCTAGGTTTAATGGCAATACTATTTGATAAGAACACACGCTTTGGAGCTTTAGAGCGTACGCTTAATAAAATTAAGAAGAAGAAAGCCAATATGACCATGTTGGCTATGTTACTTGTTTCGGTATCAGGACTTGCACAACAATCTCCTAATGCAACTACTCACTTACACCAAGAATCCTCGGTTGAGCAATTAGATTCAGTGATTAAAACGAATGCGGTAAGTAAAGAGCACGCAGCTAAATTTGCGAGATTGGTTATACAAGATAATGGCCGGATGAAGCCCGTACAAACCTTTGCCAGCCAATTATTACGTAAAATAAGTAAAGATGATGGTTATCATGGTTTAGATGCCAATCAGGTATTTTTATCCATGACAGAGTTTCCTAGATTATGGTTAGAAACACCTTTACTGAAATTAGACTGGCGAAACGATAGTATTAAAAGAGTGATTGGTGTTTCAGAAGAAACGAGTGAAGTTTCTTTAATAGATTTATTTGACGAAAACGGAAACAGTAAAATAGCGCCATATATAGAAGAGGCAACCAGTAAAACTAATCCGAATCAGTTTGAAAAAGATTTCATAAAAATATATGAAAAAACGTTTTTACTGAACCGTGCATTGAGCGGAACCATTTTAAAGATATTTCCACTACCAAATGATGAAAATAACAAATGGGTTTCCTATCCAGAACTTCAGGAAGCAAACTTTACAGGCACCGACTCTGTAATTACAAAAAGTATATTACCTGTTTATTTTAAAACGCTAAAACAAGCTAGAAAAACTGGAGACTATTCACAAGCCGAGCAGGTGTTAGACGGTATTAATAAATTTCAGCATAAATACGGAAGCGAAGTAATGCCAACTGACACCAAGATTACTGCTGAAATTGCGTACAACAAGGTTGATATATTCAACAGACTGTATAAGTACTTCTTGTTGATGGGAGCTTTTATGTTTGTCTTTATCATTGTACAAATTTTCAGGGAAGGAAAGACTATCAATTCGCTTATTAAAATTTGTAAATATATTATTTGGGCGTTCTTTATATTTATGACCTTAGGGTTAATAGGCCGTTGGTATATTAGTGGTCATGCGCCTTGGAGTGATGCCTACGAGTCGATTATATACATTGCTTGGGCAACTGTTTTCTTTGGATTAGCTTTTGGTAGAAAAAGTGACCTTACCATTGCCTCTACAGCTTTTGTAGCTTCTATTATTTTGTGGGTGGCACACCAAAACTGGTTAGATCCAGCTATTTCTACCTTAGTACCTGTATTAGACAGTTATTGGCTAATGATACACGTTGCGGTTATTGTAGCGAGTTATGGACCTTTTACGTTGGGGATGATCTTAGGGGCTACAGCCTTGCTGCTTATGATCTTGACCAACAAAAAGAATAAAAAGAAAATGGATATCAACATCAAAGAAATTACAGTAATTACTGAAATGGCTTTAACTGTTGGTTTAGTGCTGTTAACCATTGGCAACTTTTTAGGAGGACAATGGGCCAATGAAAGTTGGGGTCGTTATTGGGGTTGGGACCCTAAAGAAACATGGGCATTAATTAGTATTATGGTCTATGCTTTTGTAATTCACGCCCGTTTGGTACCTGGGCTACGGGGGCGTTGGTTGTTTAATGTGTTAGCTATTTTCTCGTATGCCACAATTATGATGACGTATTTTGGAGTGAACTTTTACCTTACAGGGTTACATTCTTACGCTAGTGGTGATGTTCCTGTAACTCCTACGTTTATTTATTATGTAATTGCATTTTTCGTAATACTAAGCGTTGTTTCTTATTTTAGTTATAAAAAACATTATAAAATAAAAAAAGGATAG
- a CDS encoding group III truncated hemoglobin — MTKTEIKNREDVNKLVITFYDSVRADELLGPIFNSVITDWDEHLEKLTDFWESNLFFKKKYTGNPLTKHVEVDKQQKGTINGMHFGVWLNLWFQTIDNLFVGEVAQLAKNRARNMGTFIHLKIFEARTTKGK, encoded by the coding sequence ATGACAAAAACCGAAATAAAAAATAGAGAAGACGTAAATAAATTGGTAATTACCTTTTATGATTCTGTACGTGCAGATGAATTATTAGGACCTATCTTCAACTCGGTGATTACCGATTGGGACGAGCATTTGGAAAAACTGACCGATTTTTGGGAGAGCAACTTGTTTTTTAAAAAGAAGTACACAGGAAACCCCTTAACTAAACACGTGGAGGTAGATAAGCAGCAAAAAGGAACCATAAATGGAATGCATTTTGGTGTTTGGCTAAATTTATGGTTTCAAACCATTGACAATCTGTTTGTTGGGGAAGTGGCCCAATTGGCAAAAAACAGAGCCCGAAATATGGGAACCTTTATTCATCTAAAAATATTTGAAGCCCGAACAACAAAGGGAAAATAA
- a CDS encoding KdsC family phosphatase — protein sequence MEKSYKEYLNQITTFIFDVDGVLTDGSISITTEGEMYRTMHTKDGFALKTALDKGFNVCIISGGTNEGVRARLRGLGITDIYLGAHHKTDTMDEYLDVYNIKHENVLYMGDDIPDLYVMQEIGLPCCPQDAVPEVKSISKYVSHKKGGKGCVRDVIEQVLKVQGKWIEKENTSAKYD from the coding sequence ATGGAAAAAAGCTATAAAGAATACCTTAACCAGATTACTACTTTTATTTTTGATGTGGACGGCGTCCTTACCGATGGCTCCATTAGCATCACTACCGAAGGCGAAATGTACCGTACCATGCACACCAAAGATGGTTTTGCACTAAAAACAGCATTAGATAAAGGGTTTAATGTATGTATTATAAGCGGCGGCACTAACGAAGGCGTGCGTGCTAGATTACGCGGACTCGGTATTACTGATATATACTTAGGAGCACATCATAAAACCGATACGATGGATGAATACCTAGACGTGTACAATATTAAACACGAAAACGTACTCTATATGGGTGATGATATCCCAGATTTGTATGTAATGCAAGAGATTGGCTTGCCGTGTTGTCCGCAAGATGCTGTACCAGAAGTAAAAAGCATCTCTAAATATGTATCCCACAAAAAGGGAGGAAAAGGGTGTGTGCGTGATGTTATAGAGCAAGTATTAAAAGTGCAAGGCAAATGGATTGAAAAAGAAAATACGAGTGCCAAGTATGATTAA
- a CDS encoding Crp/Fnr family transcriptional regulator: MINETILLDYEAEVIEYITGDVIFSENQRALFYFQVQHGEVKMYNLNEDGKEFVQGMFKDGESFGEPPLFGDFKYPASAIAISDVSIIKLGKTAFFALLKEHFDVHSQMTATLSRRLSYKAMMMKEISVYPPEHRVLTIIDFLKQRDGNPVDYQVELTRQQIADLTGLRVETVIRAVKQLEEDEKIKIINRKIHR; the protein is encoded by the coding sequence ATGATCAACGAAACAATTTTATTGGATTATGAAGCAGAGGTCATCGAGTACATAACGGGCGACGTCATTTTTTCTGAAAACCAACGAGCTTTATTCTATTTTCAAGTGCAACACGGAGAAGTAAAAATGTACAACCTCAACGAGGATGGTAAAGAGTTTGTACAAGGCATGTTTAAAGATGGGGAAAGTTTTGGCGAGCCACCTTTGTTTGGCGATTTCAAGTATCCTGCCTCCGCAATTGCTATTAGTGATGTGAGTATTATAAAGCTGGGTAAAACAGCTTTTTTTGCATTACTGAAAGAACATTTTGATGTTCACTCGCAGATGACAGCCACACTCTCACGCAGATTGAGCTACAAGGCCATGATGATGAAAGAAATATCGGTCTACCCACCAGAGCATCGAGTATTGACGATAATCGATTTTTTAAAACAAAGAGATGGCAACCCTGTTGATTACCAAGTGGAACTAACCCGCCAACAAATAGCAGATCTTACTGGACTTCGAGTAGAAACAGTCATTAGAGCTGTCAAGCAGTTAGAAGAAGATGAAAAAATTAAAATAATCAACCGAAAAATCCATCGGTAA
- a CDS encoding geranylgeranylglycerol-phosphate geranylgeranyltransferase: MKYLKLTRPINLLLIALVQVLIKYGLFEPFHAVTALSNFHFLLLVIATVCIAAGGNIINDVYDVDIDRINKPKKVIIGNGVSEKAGSTFYMVITALGVGIGFFLANSIGKPAFATLFIGIAALLYLYATYLKTMLLIGTFLVSILVSMSIIIVGFFDLVPVTNPINQASQWEVFKISLAYALFAFFLNFIRELVKDLQDIHGDKNGGKNTLPIAIGRSRATTVVFALGAITTLSIIAYMYMYLYAYTSAVLYFLFLVIAPLLFFCIKAFEAKKIKHYGLLSRLLKFVMLTGMCSMLLYPFVIL, translated from the coding sequence TTGAAGTACCTTAAACTCACCCGCCCTATAAACTTACTGTTAATCGCACTGGTACAAGTGCTGATTAAGTATGGTCTTTTTGAGCCCTTTCATGCAGTCACTGCGTTATCAAACTTTCACTTTTTACTATTAGTAATTGCCACGGTCTGTATTGCCGCTGGGGGTAATATCATCAACGATGTGTACGATGTAGATATTGACCGTATCAACAAACCCAAGAAAGTTATAATTGGCAACGGTGTTTCAGAAAAAGCTGGTAGTACTTTTTATATGGTCATAACCGCTTTGGGAGTGGGCATCGGATTTTTTTTAGCTAATAGCATTGGCAAGCCTGCTTTTGCTACACTTTTTATCGGTATTGCTGCCTTACTATACCTCTATGCAACGTATCTTAAAACGATGCTACTTATAGGTACTTTCTTAGTATCTATATTGGTTTCTATGAGTATTATTATTGTAGGTTTTTTTGACCTCGTACCCGTTACCAATCCTATAAACCAGGCATCACAATGGGAGGTGTTTAAAATAAGTTTAGCGTACGCTTTGTTTGCTTTCTTTTTAAACTTTATACGCGAATTGGTAAAAGATTTACAAGACATTCATGGTGATAAAAATGGTGGTAAAAACACCTTACCCATTGCAATTGGTAGAAGCCGCGCCACTACGGTTGTATTTGCTTTAGGAGCTATCACAACACTCTCTATAATTGCTTATATGTATATGTATTTATACGCATACACCTCAGCCGTTTTATATTTTCTATTTTTAGTAATAGCACCGCTCCTATTCTTCTGCATTAAAGCTTTTGAAGCTAAAAAAATCAAACATTACGGGCTTTTATCCCGCTTATTAAAATTTGTCATGTTAACCGGAATGTGCTCTATGCTATTGTATCCTTTTGTAATTTTATAG
- a CDS encoding 7TM-DISM domain-containing protein — translation MRQQFTPLILCLFLSLILVYQANGNSFEKANFKDETLVKAAVSQKYQHPEHVTEYNKKTIQKQTDVTTKSDVVFNEAQVSFKTDNSIVTEFSHSFKELSAAKSHPISAKILTNTFQYSENPKTLFYQGLFYGFILVLFLLNGTCYLLFEEKLFLYFTGTLALMAAVLFYNDGLLNLAGVNLMVESWLIQSTLLFGAVGLAALFSYKYLDIKGFFPKLKGFTIALLGVSFVLLVSAWISKNELLSSISNTVLYTVLIGYFIAGMFLFSKKNYAKFYVIASCIPLLFSIDFFVFQSFDITFLYTETIHIKIAVVLEMLLLTFGITYRMKAIKEEIELRQTEMRIFIKRKEMMNRENITNLMKDEYLENLIMQYDLDGLEIKLLQYISEGVENPKIARKLKMTEANVEELTNDLYMKLEIREQIKEDHRMVDEQPDYIYN, via the coding sequence ATGAGACAGCAATTTACCCCCCTTATATTGTGTCTTTTTTTATCACTGATTCTAGTTTATCAAGCAAACGGAAACAGTTTTGAAAAAGCTAACTTTAAAGATGAAACCCTTGTAAAAGCAGCGGTTTCACAAAAATATCAGCATCCTGAACACGTAACGGAGTACAACAAAAAAACTATACAAAAACAAACAGATGTCACAACAAAGTCTGATGTAGTTTTTAATGAAGCTCAAGTATCCTTTAAAACAGATAATTCTATAGTTACAGAATTTTCCCACAGTTTTAAAGAGCTTTCTGCAGCTAAATCACATCCCATTTCAGCAAAAATATTGACAAATACTTTTCAGTATTCTGAAAACCCCAAGACCCTATTTTATCAAGGTCTCTTTTATGGTTTTATTTTAGTGCTATTTTTACTCAATGGTACGTGTTACCTTCTTTTTGAAGAGAAGCTTTTTCTTTATTTTACGGGCACTCTTGCATTGATGGCTGCTGTTTTATTCTATAATGATGGGCTATTGAATTTAGCCGGTGTTAATTTGATGGTTGAATCGTGGTTAATCCAATCTACCCTGCTTTTTGGAGCCGTTGGTTTAGCAGCTTTATTTTCATATAAATATTTAGATATCAAAGGTTTTTTTCCAAAGCTAAAAGGATTTACAATTGCACTTTTAGGTGTTTCGTTTGTACTCCTCGTATCGGCTTGGATATCAAAGAACGAATTGCTTTCATCCATTTCAAATACGGTTTTATACACCGTATTAATTGGTTACTTTATTGCCGGAATGTTTCTTTTCAGTAAGAAGAATTATGCAAAATTTTATGTTATTGCTTCTTGTATTCCATTACTGTTTTCAATAGACTTTTTTGTCTTTCAGAGTTTTGATATAACGTTTCTTTACACTGAAACCATCCATATTAAAATAGCAGTTGTTTTGGAAATGCTCCTATTAACCTTTGGTATAACATACAGAATGAAAGCTATAAAAGAAGAAATTGAATTAAGACAAACAGAGATGCGAATTTTTATAAAAAGAAAAGAAATGATGAACAGAGAGAATATTACCAACTTAATGAAGGATGAATATCTTGAAAACTTGATTATGCAATATGATCTTGATGGATTGGAAATTAAGTTGCTTCAATATATTTCAGAAGGAGTAGAAAACCCAAAAATAGCCCGAAAATTAAAAATGACCGAGGCAAATGTGGAAGAACTCACAAATGATCTGTATATGAAGTTAGAAATTAGAGAACAAATTAAAGAAGACCACAGAATGGTAGATGAACAGCCAGATTATATCTACAATTAA
- a CDS encoding Rossmann-like and DUF2520 domain-containing protein, with translation MLHVVILGFGNIGSNLCNALHEESQVSVVQVFNRNLIKLPNNLKSIPFTSNISEIKKADIYIIAIPDDAIADFSATLPFNDKLVVHTSGSVPMQALDGKNKQGVFYPLQTFTKNNLVDFSEIPVCIEAEEETDLKLLRTLGEHISKHVTVVSSEERKTLHLAAVFVNNFVNYMYHISEDILKENNLDFELLKPLIAETANKIKRLSPKQAQTGPAKRNDVKTIENHLHLLKDSPYKKVYQQLTKAIQDTYGKKL, from the coding sequence ATGTTACACGTAGTTATTTTAGGATTTGGCAACATTGGAAGTAATTTATGCAATGCTTTACATGAAGAATCACAAGTTTCAGTAGTTCAAGTGTTTAATAGGAATTTGATTAAACTACCTAATAATTTGAAGTCTATTCCATTCACTTCAAATATTTCAGAAATTAAAAAGGCAGATATTTATATTATTGCCATCCCAGATGATGCGATAGCCGACTTCTCTGCTACGCTACCTTTTAATGATAAATTGGTAGTGCACACCTCAGGAAGCGTCCCCATGCAGGCACTAGATGGAAAAAATAAACAAGGGGTCTTTTATCCGTTGCAAACCTTCACTAAAAATAATCTGGTCGATTTTTCTGAAATCCCAGTTTGTATTGAAGCTGAAGAAGAAACAGATTTAAAGTTACTTAGAACGTTAGGCGAACATATTTCAAAGCATGTAACGGTAGTTTCTTCTGAAGAAAGGAAAACATTGCATTTGGCTGCAGTATTTGTAAATAACTTCGTGAATTATATGTATCACATTTCCGAAGACATTTTAAAAGAAAACAATTTAGATTTTGAATTATTAAAACCTCTTATCGCCGAAACAGCAAATAAAATAAAAAGACTATCACCAAAACAAGCCCAGACCGGCCCCGCTAAGCGGAATGACGTAAAAACAATAGAAAATCATTTACATTTGTTGAAAGACAGTCCGTATAAAAAGGTTTACCAACAATTAACAAAGGCTATACAAGATACCTATGGAAAAAAGCTATAA